Proteins co-encoded in one Spirosoma endbachense genomic window:
- a CDS encoding fumarylacetoacetate hydrolase family protein — protein sequence MKIIAVGRNYAEHIKELNNEQPDDPVIFLKPETAIPLKNEPFFYPSFSQDVHYEVEILVKINRVGKNIEEKFAHKYYDEIGIGIDFTARDVQSRLKAKGLPWELAKGFNGSAPISPFVPKTNFPDLQNLNFRLDINGETRQLGNTSLMLFKIDYLISFVSQYFLLQQGDVIFTGTPKGVGPVQIGDRLTAYIEDRKMLEVDVK from the coding sequence ATGAAAATTATTGCCGTTGGCCGCAACTACGCCGAACATATTAAAGAATTAAACAACGAACAGCCCGACGATCCGGTCATCTTTTTGAAACCTGAAACGGCTATTCCCCTCAAAAATGAACCGTTCTTTTATCCCAGCTTCTCGCAGGACGTTCATTACGAGGTTGAGATTCTGGTAAAAATCAATCGGGTTGGCAAAAATATCGAAGAGAAGTTCGCGCACAAGTATTACGACGAAATCGGTATTGGTATTGACTTCACAGCCCGAGACGTACAGAGCCGATTAAAGGCAAAAGGACTACCCTGGGAATTAGCCAAAGGATTCAATGGCTCTGCTCCTATTTCTCCGTTCGTTCCGAAGACCAATTTCCCGGATTTACAAAATCTGAACTTCAGACTGGACATAAACGGAGAAACCCGGCAGTTGGGCAACACGAGCCTGATGCTCTTCAAGATCGATTACCTGATCTCGTTCGTATCGCAGTATTTTTTACTGCAGCAAGGTGATGTTATTTTCACAGGAACGCCCAAAGGCGTTGGCCCGGTACAGATTGGTGATCGACTAACGGCCTACATCGAAGATCGGAAAATGCTGGAGGTTGATGTAAAATAA
- a CDS encoding M23 family metallopeptidase codes for MFPIMPGAANSLSGGLGDLRANHFHAGLDIRTGGREGLDVHAAADGYIARIAVFTGGYGNVVFIKHPNGLTTVYGHLKALKDTLGTYLREQQYEKKTFEIDLRPEPGQFPVKQGDIIAASGNTGGSGGPHLHFEVRDARDNLINPLLYGFPELKDDVPPYFERIALKTMTATSRINGEYQRISFAPVRRADGTYTLSQPITASGLLGLEVLGYDKSNGSPYRNGISCLEIRLDGREVFAYNMNSFPNEYTRFMNIHENYEVEQMSGQRYHRGYIADGNILNLYKLQSNAAYRGRLPLLDGQPHEVTLTLYDAFDHAAQLTFTILPELPTTNPPRTDSLTVSPATYTPDQANGESAATITTDENVLKITVRNIAAGNPPLAKLHSGRTVTEQPVSYVRNNQAVYLIDLRQSLPDSIQFGRGVVRTNFKKRIIPGRKEVIVDGNTRLEFGAKTLFDTLHLAMRPMPGGGLEINQPTIPLNDYLTIQYTPNYPIAVDTMRTKAYWTSGGRESFLGGTWNKGRIEFKTRSLGRFQLMTDSNPPAVEILSATPTGITARIRDDLSGIADFRALINGEWVLMQYDYKRALLWSDRLNPDEPFEAGDEVLIQVKDRSGNIGSDSTTIEVPRPKRKATPKRRRRR; via the coding sequence ATGTTTCCGATTATGCCGGGAGCCGCTAATTCGCTGTCGGGTGGTTTAGGCGATTTGCGGGCGAATCACTTCCATGCCGGGCTGGATATTCGAACGGGTGGTCGCGAAGGGTTAGACGTTCATGCTGCCGCCGATGGCTACATAGCGCGCATTGCCGTCTTTACAGGCGGCTATGGCAATGTGGTGTTCATCAAACATCCGAATGGCCTGACAACGGTTTATGGCCATCTCAAAGCCCTCAAGGATACCCTTGGCACTTACCTCCGCGAACAGCAGTACGAAAAGAAAACGTTCGAGATCGATTTGCGGCCCGAACCGGGACAATTTCCGGTCAAGCAAGGAGATATTATTGCGGCATCAGGTAATACTGGTGGGTCTGGCGGGCCTCATCTACACTTCGAAGTACGTGACGCCAGGGATAATCTCATCAATCCACTGCTCTACGGTTTCCCGGAACTTAAGGACGATGTACCTCCTTATTTCGAGCGGATCGCGTTGAAAACAATGACTGCCACTTCGCGCATTAACGGCGAATACCAGCGCATTAGCTTTGCGCCCGTTCGTCGTGCTGATGGCACTTACACGCTTTCGCAGCCCATCACAGCATCGGGGTTGCTTGGGCTAGAAGTACTGGGGTACGACAAATCCAATGGGTCGCCTTATCGGAACGGAATCAGTTGCCTCGAAATCCGGCTCGATGGGCGTGAGGTATTTGCCTACAACATGAACAGCTTCCCGAATGAATACACGCGGTTCATGAATATCCACGAGAACTACGAAGTGGAACAAATGAGTGGCCAGCGATACCATCGGGGCTACATTGCTGATGGCAACATTCTGAATTTGTATAAGTTACAAAGCAATGCAGCTTATCGGGGCCGCTTGCCCTTATTGGACGGACAACCCCATGAGGTAACGTTAACGCTTTATGATGCTTTCGATCATGCAGCCCAATTAACATTCACGATTCTACCGGAATTACCAACAACAAACCCACCCCGAACAGACTCGTTGACAGTTTCGCCCGCTACCTATACACCTGATCAGGCAAATGGTGAGTCTGCTGCAACCATTACAACCGACGAGAATGTACTGAAAATAACAGTCAGGAACATAGCCGCAGGCAATCCGCCGTTAGCCAAATTACACAGTGGGCGTACGGTAACTGAGCAGCCAGTTAGTTATGTGCGCAACAACCAAGCAGTTTATCTTATAGATTTGCGCCAGTCATTGCCAGACTCCATACAATTTGGCCGGGGCGTAGTGCGAACAAATTTCAAAAAACGCATTATACCCGGACGCAAAGAAGTTATCGTCGATGGCAATACCCGGCTGGAATTTGGGGCTAAAACGCTATTTGACACATTGCATCTGGCGATGCGACCAATGCCAGGAGGTGGTCTGGAAATCAACCAGCCGACTATTCCGCTCAACGATTATCTGACTATTCAATATACCCCGAATTATCCGATTGCAGTCGACACGATGCGTACGAAAGCTTATTGGACGAGTGGAGGTCGCGAAAGTTTTCTGGGCGGAACGTGGAATAAAGGCCGGATCGAATTCAAAACTCGTTCGCTGGGTCGGTTTCAGCTGATGACCGATTCCAATCCGCCAGCGGTCGAAATTTTGTCAGCCACGCCAACTGGAATCACAGCCCGGATTCGGGATGATCTGTCAGGTATTGCTGATTTCCGGGCATTGATTAATGGTGAATGGGTGTTGATGCAGTACGACTATAAACGGGCATTGTTGTGGTCGGACAGGCTTAATCCGGACGAACCGTTTGAGGCCGGTGATGAAGTGCTTATACAAGTAAAGGATCGCTCTGGCAACATCGGTTCAGACAGTACAACCATTGAAGTGCCCCGACCCAAACGAAAAGCCACGCCCAAACGACGACGACGGCGATAA
- the bcp gene encoding thioredoxin-dependent thiol peroxidase, translated as MSLNIGDPAPDFTSTDQTGQPIKLSDYRGKKVVIYFYPKDDTPGCTAQACSLRDNYDRLKAAGYEVLGISVDDVNSHQKFASKYDLPFTLVADTDQHIVEAYDVWKEKSMYGRTYMGTVRTTFLIDENGIITDIIGKVDTKNHAEQILK; from the coding sequence ATGAGCCTGAACATTGGTGATCCGGCCCCCGACTTTACAAGCACTGATCAAACTGGTCAGCCCATTAAACTGTCAGATTATCGGGGCAAAAAAGTCGTTATTTATTTTTACCCCAAAGACGATACGCCTGGCTGTACTGCGCAGGCGTGTAGCCTCCGGGACAATTATGATCGCCTGAAAGCGGCTGGCTACGAAGTTTTAGGCATCAGTGTAGATGACGTCAACTCGCACCAGAAATTTGCCAGCAAATACGATCTGCCATTTACGCTCGTGGCCGATACCGACCAGCACATTGTTGAAGCGTATGACGTATGGAAGGAAAAATCCATGTATGGCCGCACCTATATGGGTACTGTCCGGACTACGTTTCTGATTGACGAAAATGGTATTATTACCGATATTATTGGCAAAGTGGATACGAAAAACCACGCCGAACAAATTTTAAAATAA
- a CDS encoding transketolase — protein MELEQLEHIATAVRRDIVRMVAAVNSGHPGGSLGCTDFLVALYFDIMKLKKEADGTPIFDMDGRDEDLFFLSNGHISPVFYSVLARAGYFSLDELSTFRKLNSRLQGHPTTAEHLPGIRIASGSLGQGLSVASGAAYSKKLNGDTNHVYVLMGDGEQQEGQVWEAAQFAPNKKLGNLTAVIDFNHAQIDGKTDYVNNNRDLGAKYRAFGWHVDEMQGNDMADVIKTLKKAQEDPDVPTLILMHTEMGFGVDYMVGSYKWHGVAPNAEQLTQALNQLPLSVGYSDY, from the coding sequence ATGGAACTCGAACAACTCGAACACATCGCAACCGCCGTTCGGCGCGACATCGTCCGCATGGTTGCGGCCGTTAACTCTGGTCACCCCGGTGGATCACTGGGCTGTACTGACTTTTTGGTTGCGCTCTATTTTGACATCATGAAGTTGAAAAAGGAGGCCGACGGTACACCTATTTTCGACATGGATGGCCGCGATGAAGACCTATTCTTCCTCTCAAATGGACATATTTCGCCGGTTTTTTACTCGGTATTAGCGCGCGCCGGTTATTTTTCTCTGGATGAACTGTCAACGTTCCGAAAGCTGAACAGTCGCTTACAGGGGCACCCCACCACTGCCGAGCACCTGCCAGGTATTCGCATTGCTTCGGGTTCATTAGGGCAGGGTTTGTCGGTAGCATCTGGCGCGGCTTATTCTAAAAAGCTCAACGGCGATACAAATCATGTATATGTGCTGATGGGCGACGGTGAGCAGCAGGAAGGCCAGGTCTGGGAAGCGGCCCAGTTTGCTCCCAATAAGAAATTAGGTAATCTGACTGCCGTCATCGACTTCAACCACGCTCAGATTGACGGTAAAACTGATTACGTTAACAACAACCGCGACCTTGGTGCTAAATACAGAGCATTTGGCTGGCATGTTGACGAAATGCAGGGTAACGACATGGCTGATGTTATCAAGACTCTGAAAAAAGCCCAGGAAGACCCAGATGTGCCAACGCTGATTCTGATGCATACAGAAATGGGCTTCGGTGTAGATTATATGGTTGGCAGCTACAAGTGGCACGGTGTGGCGCCAAATG